A single genomic interval of Chitinophaga sp. 180180018-3 harbors:
- a CDS encoding phosphotransferase: MKTVFPASYSTLCPVALSSLIAKKYSLENVNGKLLVRGVGDTYLITSSKGRFILRVYRSTHRSLPHISAEVALLQALKKAGVSVSYPIPDISGDPVQQLEAIEGTRHAVLFSYAPGKVVRALSENQLRALGQEMARFHNVSSSVQLNETRWDFDLETTLFEPLKMLKPAFAEDPEGYNWLQQAAKQAAEKLSQLNTAEFSKGYCHFDFLPKNFHFEDDSVTFFDFDFMGYGWLVNDIMTFYLHLTLDVFNGRMTQQTADNDYAIFLDAYRQCRPVSEEELAAVPYLILGFWLFYMGFHTTHDQFYAFIQPAHLKGITGLLKHLAGTYWEPSAL; the protein is encoded by the coding sequence ATGAAAACTGTTTTCCCTGCAAGCTATTCCACGCTTTGCCCTGTAGCCCTCTCCTCATTGATCGCTAAAAAATATAGCCTGGAAAATGTAAATGGCAAACTCCTGGTCAGGGGAGTAGGAGATACTTACCTGATAACTTCCTCCAAAGGCCGTTTTATTCTTCGGGTCTATCGTTCTACCCACCGGAGCTTACCGCATATAAGTGCAGAAGTAGCATTGCTACAGGCGCTGAAGAAAGCCGGTGTATCAGTATCTTATCCCATTCCTGATATCTCCGGAGATCCTGTTCAGCAACTGGAAGCCATAGAAGGAACACGACATGCCGTTTTATTCAGCTACGCCCCCGGTAAGGTCGTAAGAGCGCTCAGTGAAAACCAGCTTCGCGCATTGGGCCAGGAAATGGCACGTTTTCACAATGTGTCATCATCTGTTCAACTAAACGAAACCCGCTGGGATTTTGACCTCGAAACCACGCTTTTCGAACCCTTGAAAATGCTGAAGCCCGCCTTCGCAGAGGATCCCGAAGGGTACAACTGGCTGCAGCAGGCCGCAAAACAGGCCGCAGAAAAGCTCTCACAACTAAATACGGCGGAATTCTCCAAAGGATATTGTCATTTCGACTTCCTACCCAAGAACTTTCACTTTGAAGACGACTCCGTCACATTTTTCGACTTTGACTTTATGGGCTACGGCTGGCTCGTGAATGACATCATGACCTTTTACCTGCATCTTACATTGGATGTATTTAACGGACGGATGACGCAACAGACTGCCGACAACGACTATGCGATTTTCCTGGATGCATATCGCCAGTGCCGGCCGGTAAGCGAGGAAGAATTAGCTGCAGTACCTTACCTGATCCTGGGGTTCTGGTTATTTTACATGGGCTTTCATACCACCCACGATCAGTTTTATGCCTTTATTCAGCCTGCTCATTTAAAAGGCATTACAGGATTATTAAAACACCTGGCAGGTACTTATTGGGAGCCCTCAGCACTCTGA
- a CDS encoding carboxypeptidase-like regulatory domain-containing protein — MMRFRIALLLAFCMLGSACYAQMTMSEKGVTFPQFFKEIMKQTTYKFIYNNNMLPRDWRFDVNVKNTPVPLVLDTYLRPAQLTYEIRPNNEIVIQQLKKEMPAPVQAPAQHNQIEGQVVDDNGRPLPGATIAVKGTHIGVLSGASGNFNLQLPDTKDAVIVSFVGYRPQELAPWTGSKTIQLQTLPTAVKEVTITTGMFNGNRTTFSGAVSSFTGKDFYFNLTVSAPSYEGWLLLCDMENGNSRLDIISHRGNADTVYTDILKIMSSAYIATGIPAFVETGYSMYPSPPANGTVAIYVGTSKNAVALGPDTLEYNPSYDLGMAMNPAPPVTNWAGSQFYLGVYGGLLYADKNVYHFDQGYIEGPVNNKTDGTPFTPSRWAAINKSSWVPTGVLYDTDKGAFYRYPGSGTSCVPFNNGTLFDFNTGKDLLYMEYVPFNSGEVFAVLQDHTNGKKFLARFTFKGQQNYYGEIVGEGIAGATQFAASPDKGYLFYCVGGKVYEYDAVANRSILMKDYGNRSISLMKFQRFNSISDFNLNAVRYIALSRKLVVCTYMKGAPATSGMMDIYDVPDINAPLQLYQSFSGGIGKVVSMAYRDR; from the coding sequence ATGATGCGGTTCCGTATTGCTTTGTTATTGGCATTTTGTATGCTGGGATCGGCCTGCTATGCGCAGATGACTATGTCGGAAAAGGGAGTTACGTTTCCTCAATTCTTTAAAGAGATCATGAAACAAACGACTTACAAGTTCATTTACAATAACAACATGTTGCCACGTGACTGGCGCTTTGATGTTAATGTAAAAAATACTCCCGTGCCGCTTGTACTGGATACCTATTTGAGGCCGGCTCAGCTGACTTATGAGATCCGGCCGAATAACGAAATCGTGATCCAACAGCTAAAGAAGGAAATGCCGGCGCCTGTTCAGGCACCGGCCCAACACAACCAAATAGAGGGTCAAGTGGTTGATGACAATGGGCGCCCGCTCCCGGGCGCCACTATTGCTGTAAAAGGTACTCATATAGGCGTATTGTCCGGTGCTTCAGGAAATTTCAACCTGCAGCTGCCAGACACAAAGGACGCGGTAATTGTTTCATTCGTTGGTTACAGACCGCAGGAATTGGCGCCCTGGACTGGTAGTAAGACCATACAGTTGCAGACATTGCCTACAGCTGTGAAGGAAGTTACCATTACCACAGGTATGTTTAACGGAAACAGAACTACTTTCTCGGGGGCGGTATCTTCCTTCACGGGCAAGGATTTCTATTTCAATCTTACTGTAAGTGCACCCAGCTATGAGGGGTGGCTATTGTTGTGTGATATGGAAAATGGAAATAGCCGGTTGGATATAATATCTCATCGTGGCAATGCCGATACGGTTTATACCGATATTCTTAAAATAATGTCATCAGCTTATATCGCTACAGGGATACCCGCATTTGTAGAAACGGGGTATTCAATGTACCCCAGCCCACCAGCCAATGGTACAGTGGCTATTTACGTTGGCACCAGTAAGAATGCAGTAGCACTTGGGCCGGATACGCTGGAATATAATCCCAGCTATGATCTGGGAATGGCTATGAACCCGGCGCCACCGGTCACAAACTGGGCTGGCTCGCAGTTCTATCTGGGTGTGTACGGTGGATTGCTGTATGCGGATAAGAATGTATATCATTTCGACCAGGGGTACATTGAAGGTCCTGTTAACAACAAAACAGATGGTACGCCATTTACGCCATCCCGCTGGGCGGCGATCAACAAATCCAGTTGGGTGCCCACGGGCGTATTATACGACACAGATAAAGGCGCCTTTTACCGTTATCCCGGCTCCGGAACCAGCTGTGTTCCTTTTAATAATGGAACCCTTTTCGATTTTAATACAGGCAAGGATCTGCTGTATATGGAGTATGTACCGTTCAATAGTGGGGAAGTGTTCGCCGTATTGCAGGACCATACCAATGGTAAAAAATTTCTCGCACGTTTTACCTTTAAAGGCCAGCAAAATTATTATGGAGAAATCGTAGGGGAGGGAATCGCCGGTGCTACGCAATTTGCCGCAAGTCCGGATAAGGGTTATCTTTTTTATTGTGTTGGAGGAAAAGTCTATGAATATGACGCCGTTGCCAATCGTAGTATACTCATGAAAGATTACGGCAACAGGTCGATTTCCCTTATGAAGTTCCAGCGTTTTAATTCTATTAGTGATTTCAATCTCAATGCTGTAAGATATATCGCTCTTTCCCGGAAACTGGTGGTATGCACCTATATGAAGGGGGCTCCCGCCACCTCGGGCATGATGGATATTTATGATGTGCCCGATATTAATGCGCCATTGCAGTTATACCAGTCTTTTTCAGGCGGTATCGGGAAAGTGGTGAGTATGGCGTATAGAGACCGATAG
- a CDS encoding FecR domain-containing protein: MSAPEQFQQLMDKYLTNTITTHEKRQLFGMIREGIYLPQLEEMMEEAWEEPAEDGEDLALREQIFEQIKEHQGKVRRWRVWRRTAAAAAVLLLMVAAGYIFLFRTESVHGPASLAAIQPGSSKAVLVLADNSQLTLDSGGHRVLNQGAAVVSQQEGQLVYTAGDPLTDVSYNTLQTGRGGQFSLVLPDGTKVWVNAASSVRYPTVFPDKERRIDVTGEVYLEVKQDARPFVVSTPYEMLQVLGTKFNINAYEDEAATLTTLLSGKVKVENRNAVAVILQPGQESEVAHKPSAVIPVRAADTEQAIAWKNGYFNFDNERLDVILRLLSRWYDMKFEADDAVAALRFSAIMERSSSLENVLSALSATGAVEFSLKNNRIKARLAK, encoded by the coding sequence ATGTCAGCACCTGAACAGTTTCAGCAATTGATGGACAAATACCTGACCAATACCATCACCACCCATGAAAAACGGCAGTTGTTTGGTATGATCAGGGAAGGCATTTATTTGCCGCAGCTGGAGGAAATGATGGAAGAAGCCTGGGAGGAGCCGGCAGAGGATGGGGAAGACCTGGCATTGCGGGAGCAGATATTTGAGCAGATAAAAGAACATCAGGGAAAGGTGCGGCGATGGAGGGTATGGCGGCGCACTGCGGCTGCAGCAGCTGTTTTGCTGTTGATGGTAGCAGCGGGATATATTTTCTTATTCCGGACAGAGTCAGTTCATGGCCCGGCAAGCCTGGCCGCCATTCAGCCCGGAAGCAGCAAGGCCGTACTGGTACTGGCGGATAACTCGCAGCTAACGCTGGACAGCGGAGGGCATCGCGTACTCAACCAGGGAGCAGCTGTTGTATCACAACAGGAAGGGCAGCTGGTATACACCGCTGGTGATCCGTTGACCGATGTAAGCTATAATACGCTGCAAACCGGACGTGGCGGACAATTCAGTCTGGTTCTGCCCGATGGTACGAAGGTGTGGGTGAATGCTGCTTCATCGGTAAGGTATCCTACTGTTTTTCCGGATAAAGAAAGACGTATTGATGTTACCGGGGAAGTATACCTGGAGGTAAAGCAGGATGCAAGACCATTTGTTGTATCTACACCATATGAGATGTTGCAGGTGTTGGGAACGAAATTCAACATCAATGCTTATGAGGATGAAGCAGCTACCCTGACTACACTGCTTTCCGGAAAGGTGAAGGTGGAGAACCGTAATGCAGTGGCTGTGATACTGCAGCCGGGGCAGGAATCGGAAGTAGCGCACAAGCCCTCAGCTGTAATACCTGTGCGGGCCGCAGATACAGAACAGGCCATCGCCTGGAAGAATGGTTATTTCAATTTCGATAACGAAAGGTTGGATGTGATATTACGTTTATTGTCGAGATGGTATGATATGAAATTTGAAGCAGATGATGCAGTAGCTGCGCTGCGATTCAGCGCAATCATGGAACGCTCGTCATCATTGGAGAACGTGTTGTCTGCTCTTTCAGCAACCGGAGCAGTGGAATTTTCCCTAAAGAATAATCGTATTAAAGCCCGGTTAGCTAAATAA
- a CDS encoding sigma-70 family RNA polymerase sigma factor, whose protein sequence is MSVNQEYNEASLLQRVAADDEQAYRHLFDLHWNRIHQLALSFLKHPEEARDAVQLVFIRLWEKRRYLREVEDFDAWLFIMARNTIMNQLSRKAAEVIIPADELSLEDELTPEALMEYKQTVMMIQEAITRLSPQQSLIFKLSREQGLTHAQIAHQLNIAPATVKSHIIRALQTVRTYVRERGGHALLVIWLLTEIKR, encoded by the coding sequence TTGTCAGTCAACCAGGAATATAACGAAGCATCCCTGCTACAGAGGGTTGCTGCGGATGATGAACAAGCCTACAGGCATCTTTTCGACCTTCACTGGAACCGTATCCATCAATTAGCCTTGTCATTCCTTAAACATCCTGAAGAAGCGCGGGATGCAGTACAACTTGTGTTTATCAGGTTGTGGGAAAAGAGGCGGTATCTGAGGGAGGTGGAAGATTTTGATGCATGGCTGTTCATCATGGCGCGGAATACGATTATGAACCAACTCAGCCGAAAAGCAGCCGAAGTAATTATTCCGGCTGATGAGTTGTCATTGGAAGATGAACTGACTCCGGAAGCGTTGATGGAATACAAGCAAACTGTCATGATGATTCAGGAAGCAATAACCCGATTATCGCCCCAGCAATCATTAATATTTAAACTCAGCCGGGAACAAGGCCTTACCCATGCCCAGATAGCCCACCAGCTGAATATTGCGCCGGCTACTGTAAAGAGCCATATTATCAGAGCGCTTCAAACAGTAAGGACGTACGTTCGTGAGCGGGGTGGCCACGCTTTGCTGGTCATCTGGCTGCTGACGGAAATAAAAAGGTGA
- a CDS encoding alpha/beta hydrolase: MFNSEGIEKTTGFINVDDQLLYTVSYHHYKDRPTIILLHDSLGCIQLWRDFPLQLSEAVQCNVLVYDRLGYGESVPMPGYERTNNYMEQEAAVLNSLLTLLEIDNALLFGHSDGGSIALIAASRYPDRIRAVMAEAAHIFVEDITLKGIREAMEAYGTTDLQQRLARYHGNKTDTLFKAWTLTWTRDDFRNWNIEHLLPGITCPLLFIQGEADEYGTLAQVTQTISQVSGSATSYIIPGVGHTPHKEAPELVLMAVAHFLAGQSF; encoded by the coding sequence ATGTTTAATTCAGAGGGGATTGAAAAAACAACGGGCTTCATCAACGTCGATGACCAGCTGCTGTACACAGTATCCTATCATCATTATAAAGACCGTCCAACAATCATTCTGCTGCACGATAGTTTGGGCTGCATACAACTTTGGCGGGATTTCCCTTTGCAGTTATCTGAGGCAGTGCAATGTAATGTGTTGGTGTACGACAGACTGGGATATGGTGAATCGGTTCCAATGCCTGGTTATGAGCGAACCAACAATTATATGGAACAGGAAGCAGCTGTGTTGAACAGCTTACTGACGTTGCTTGAAATAGACAACGCCCTGCTGTTCGGACACAGCGATGGCGGATCTATTGCTTTGATAGCAGCTTCCAGGTATCCGGACAGGATCAGGGCCGTTATGGCAGAGGCAGCGCATATTTTTGTGGAAGATATAACGCTGAAGGGTATACGCGAGGCCATGGAAGCCTATGGAACTACAGATCTGCAGCAGCGGCTGGCCAGATATCATGGTAATAAAACAGACACCCTTTTTAAAGCCTGGACGCTTACCTGGACCCGGGACGACTTCAGGAACTGGAACATCGAACATCTGCTACCGGGTATCACCTGCCCGCTTTTGTTTATCCAGGGCGAAGCCGACGAATATGGAACACTGGCGCAGGTAACGCAAACCATTAGCCAGGTGAGCGGAAGTGCTACCAGTTATATTATTCCCGGAGTTGGACATACACCGCATAAGGAAGCTCCCGAACTTGTTTTGATGGCAGTAGCGCATTTCCTGGCCGGGCAGTCATTTTAA
- a CDS encoding DUF4256 domain-containing protein, producing the protein MTTKKKLSSAQQTELLKVLQVRFEKNVSRHKGIEWAKVQTRLTASPEKLSSLHEMETTGGEPDVVGYDSKAGEYIFYDCSPETPAGRRNACYDREALDARKTAKPANNAIDMAAAMGIELLTEEQYRELQQLGKFDTKTSSWVQTPAAIRKLGGALFGDRRYDHVFFYHNGASSYYAVRGFRGSLKV; encoded by the coding sequence ATGACCACTAAAAAAAAGCTGTCATCAGCGCAACAAACCGAATTGCTTAAAGTATTGCAGGTCCGTTTTGAAAAAAACGTGAGCCGTCATAAAGGTATTGAATGGGCGAAAGTGCAGACCAGGCTAACGGCGAGCCCCGAAAAGCTCTCATCGCTCCACGAAATGGAGACTACCGGTGGCGAGCCGGACGTTGTTGGATACGACAGCAAAGCCGGCGAGTATATCTTCTACGATTGCTCACCTGAAACACCTGCAGGCCGGAGAAATGCCTGTTACGACCGGGAAGCACTGGATGCCAGGAAAACAGCGAAACCCGCCAATAATGCCATCGATATGGCCGCTGCCATGGGCATTGAGCTTTTAACCGAAGAACAATACCGGGAGTTGCAACAACTGGGAAAATTCGATACTAAAACATCCAGCTGGGTACAAACACCTGCGGCTATCAGAAAACTTGGCGGCGCGTTGTTTGGCGATCGCCGTTACGACCACGTCTTCTTTTATCATAATGGCGCTTCTTCTTATTATGCCGTCAGAGGCTTTCGCGGTTCTTTAAAGGTATAG
- a CDS encoding DKNYY domain-containing protein gives MTIRIITKLCYLLMSLPLASSAQHRPLLPTVHVKDAAVDTSLQVVSGNCPYFDRDIYLFNKNYVIYENCHTRKYLYPDMNSFHLPAYNEGGFFALDKNGVYFRGTFIAADTTGFMIVGRNNDYKNIQILWKTRDAVYKNLEKIPVGDVASFQAVRCLNGDYFKDKNYLYYFDKKIDGSDAASASVSCDNFIYDKHHSYMDGKVTTYQGEAIIPVNDRLFKTTTTVLTRDFKPLPGIDAATLRRLSASYAADQHHAYYYDKVLPVKKQHLKNVKVWEQVNRAYISDGFTIWSRDGDPEPDFDAATFGMLPHSDFCYDKRGVYEREYIERKQQVINKKFPFRYQKDVSDKNTFITNDSRYIIYENQAYDPWDKVLYSNLSQQQITLARENKLSLNKTGDKITEKQQQYEYLLYKAADKIMWNNKETGADATSFVHVVNSYYKDTHHVYQYSQAVGLTILNGIDAATAKDVNGFLTDKNYIYYGTTRMIKSDGLEFLGIFAGYRKGCGLDRSPVSNYLLFLNAEGYWLAILSNGVSIRHLGRTLPDNWKTADTKIEFEMK, from the coding sequence ATGACTATACGAATAATCACAAAACTTTGTTACCTGCTAATGTCACTTCCACTTGCTTCCAGCGCCCAGCACCGCCCTTTATTGCCTACTGTTCATGTAAAAGATGCAGCGGTAGATACCAGTCTTCAGGTAGTATCCGGCAACTGCCCTTATTTCGACCGGGACATTTATCTCTTCAACAAAAACTACGTTATCTATGAAAACTGCCATACCCGGAAATATCTCTACCCGGATATGAACAGCTTTCACCTGCCTGCTTATAACGAAGGCGGTTTCTTTGCATTAGACAAAAACGGGGTATACTTCAGGGGTACCTTCATTGCTGCAGATACTACCGGCTTTATGATCGTAGGCAGGAACAATGACTATAAAAACATACAGATACTATGGAAAACCAGGGATGCTGTGTATAAGAATCTGGAAAAGATCCCTGTTGGGGATGTGGCCAGTTTCCAGGCAGTCAGATGCCTGAATGGCGATTATTTCAAGGACAAAAATTATCTGTATTACTTCGACAAAAAAATTGATGGCTCCGATGCAGCCAGTGCATCTGTATCCTGCGATAATTTCATTTACGATAAACATCACAGTTATATGGATGGTAAAGTAACTACTTACCAGGGCGAAGCCATTATACCTGTCAACGACCGGCTTTTTAAAACCACAACAACCGTACTAACGAGAGATTTTAAACCATTGCCCGGTATAGATGCCGCTACCCTGAGGCGGCTGTCAGCCAGTTATGCTGCGGATCAGCACCATGCTTACTACTATGATAAAGTTTTGCCTGTAAAAAAGCAGCATTTAAAAAATGTGAAAGTATGGGAACAGGTTAACCGGGCCTACATTTCGGATGGCTTTACTATATGGAGCAGAGACGGCGACCCCGAACCTGACTTCGACGCAGCTACCTTTGGAATGCTTCCTCATTCGGACTTCTGCTATGATAAACGTGGTGTTTATGAAAGAGAATACATAGAAAGAAAGCAACAGGTAATCAATAAAAAATTCCCCTTCCGATATCAAAAAGATGTATCAGATAAAAACACCTTTATCACAAACGATTCCAGGTACATTATATACGAAAATCAGGCTTATGATCCCTGGGATAAAGTACTATACAGTAACTTATCTCAACAACAAATAACACTTGCCCGTGAAAATAAACTCTCTCTTAACAAAACAGGCGACAAAATAACCGAAAAGCAGCAGCAGTATGAGTACCTGTTATATAAAGCCGCGGATAAAATTATGTGGAATAATAAAGAAACCGGTGCAGATGCAACCTCCTTTGTTCACGTAGTAAATAGTTATTATAAAGACACTCATCATGTTTACCAGTACAGCCAGGCAGTTGGGCTAACGATCCTAAATGGTATCGATGCGGCTACTGCAAAAGATGTTAATGGATTCCTGACAGACAAAAACTATATCTATTACGGCACCACAAGAATGATAAAGAGCGATGGACTGGAGTTCCTGGGTATTTTTGCCGGCTACCGGAAGGGCTGCGGCCTTGATCGTTCACCGGTTTCTAACTACCTGCTTTTCCTCAACGCGGAAGGCTACTGGCTGGCCATCCTATCCAACGGTGTATCTATCCGGCATCTGGGGCGTACGCTACCCGACAACTGGAAGACAGCTGATACCAAAATCGAATTTGAGATGAAATAA
- a CDS encoding DUF3592 domain-containing protein, protein MEKSKTVIYLIVVVVIISVAYTAWNFISQQPDKKKYKNYQPVTATITDKMAGRISRYGAKPTRYHITFKTKDGQEHTATNIELGANMNPGDTVTVYYNPANPDDEVVPSLP, encoded by the coding sequence ATGGAAAAATCTAAAACTGTTATCTATCTTATTGTAGTGGTGGTCATTATTTCAGTGGCTTATACCGCCTGGAATTTTATCAGCCAGCAACCCGATAAAAAGAAATACAAAAACTATCAACCTGTAACCGCTACTATAACAGATAAAATGGCGGGAAGAATAAGCAGGTATGGCGCGAAGCCAACCCGCTATCATATTACATTCAAAACTAAAGACGGACAGGAACATACTGCAACCAATATAGAACTGGGAGCCAATATGAATCCCGGGGATACTGTTACGGTATATTATAACCCCGCTAACCCCGACGATGAGGTAGTGCCGTCATTACCTTAA
- a CDS encoding type VI secretion system Vgr family protein — protein MTQLTDTIFSINGNTIPQFRSFALKQSIFEHHQFELVCPAQTIDGVTGIFTSSREMIGATFSAHISGVGLKGDMQFNGIVTSIETSRVNGEYGDVIIAGYSPTIVLDSGPHCKSWEHKSVKDIAQEVLKFFPQNLLDPKVQPLSKESLEYIVQYKETAWNFLKRLTAEYGEWLFWDGRSLVVGPPKGDNKTTLEYGSTLSHFSINLNARPTQMQYLGWDYQNSQLYTSVPVNDAIGKKAGLNSLGEKVHEKAQTLYGTQPKQWSFRYSSSKKQQDDMATLFNAIESSKMVRLTGRSGHPGIAVGSKTDLTNNNVFSESAEGYGEYLVTAVEHYVDTKGEYSNQFTAIPSTVHLPPVTVPETPVCEAQSGIVTDNNDPQGLGRVRVKFHWMNGEEKTPWIRVTTPHAGGGKGMFFIPETGEEVITGFEGDNATRPYIVGAVYHSKANNSFGNAANDVKALQTRSGNKVILNDKDGSVFVEDKDGNNMTMDGAGNITIKSKVTVAILCGGDGKSPKSSIVLNKEGEITIAAEKDIMLKAKNISAVGSEMVSMGSGSGEGDAFNGSGFSLDPHHVNIAAKQKCSIGAEKETEVGSGGKLSLLSVEDSILNGKTVNIN, from the coding sequence ATGACCCAGCTAACAGATACCATATTTAGCATAAATGGCAATACAATACCGCAGTTCAGATCATTTGCTTTAAAGCAAAGCATATTCGAGCATCATCAATTTGAACTCGTTTGCCCGGCACAAACCATCGATGGGGTAACAGGTATTTTTACCTCATCCCGCGAAATGATCGGTGCTACTTTCAGTGCACATATATCCGGTGTTGGCCTTAAAGGCGACATGCAGTTTAACGGTATTGTTACCAGTATAGAAACCTCCCGTGTTAATGGTGAGTATGGAGATGTGATTATCGCCGGATACAGCCCTACTATAGTGCTGGACAGCGGTCCGCATTGTAAAAGCTGGGAGCATAAATCAGTAAAGGATATCGCGCAGGAGGTACTGAAATTCTTTCCGCAGAATCTGCTGGATCCTAAAGTCCAGCCTTTGTCTAAGGAAAGCCTGGAGTATATCGTACAATACAAGGAAACAGCCTGGAATTTCTTAAAACGGCTGACAGCCGAATATGGTGAATGGTTGTTCTGGGACGGCCGCAGCCTGGTAGTAGGGCCTCCAAAAGGAGATAACAAAACCACGCTCGAATACGGGAGCACGCTGAGCCATTTCAGTATCAACCTGAATGCACGGCCCACCCAGATGCAGTACCTGGGCTGGGATTACCAGAATAGCCAGCTGTATACCAGTGTACCCGTGAATGATGCTATCGGAAAAAAAGCCGGGCTGAATTCGCTGGGTGAAAAAGTGCACGAAAAAGCACAGACGCTTTATGGTACCCAACCTAAGCAATGGAGCTTCCGCTATTCCAGCAGCAAGAAACAGCAGGACGATATGGCGACCCTGTTTAACGCGATAGAAAGCAGTAAAATGGTACGCTTAACAGGCAGAAGTGGCCATCCTGGCATAGCTGTAGGGTCCAAAACTGATTTGACCAATAACAATGTATTCAGTGAAAGCGCTGAAGGATATGGTGAATACCTGGTGACAGCGGTGGAACATTATGTAGATACTAAAGGAGAATATAGCAATCAGTTTACGGCTATTCCTTCAACAGTTCACCTGCCTCCGGTTACTGTTCCGGAAACTCCTGTTTGTGAAGCCCAGAGCGGCATTGTAACGGATAATAACGATCCGCAGGGTTTAGGCAGGGTTCGCGTGAAATTCCACTGGATGAACGGCGAAGAGAAAACTCCCTGGATCAGGGTTACCACACCTCATGCCGGTGGCGGTAAAGGAATGTTCTTTATCCCTGAAACAGGAGAGGAGGTCATCACCGGTTTTGAAGGAGACAATGCTACCAGGCCCTATATCGTAGGAGCGGTTTATCACAGCAAAGCCAATAACAGCTTTGGAAACGCCGCTAACGATGTAAAGGCACTGCAAACCCGGAGCGGAAATAAAGTTATTCTGAACGACAAAGACGGAAGCGTATTTGTGGAGGATAAAGATGGTAATAACATGACGATGGATGGCGCCGGAAATATTACTATTAAAAGCAAAGTCACTGTTGCCATCCTGTGTGGCGGAGATGGGAAATCGCCCAAAAGCTCTATTGTCCTCAATAAAGAAGGAGAAATTACCATCGCTGCCGAAAAAGATATCATGCTTAAAGCTAAAAATATCTCGGCTGTTGGATCAGAAATGGTATCAATGGGATCGGGAAGTGGTGAAGGAGATGCCTTTAATGGCTCCGGATTTTCACTCGACCCCCATCACGTAAATATCGCTGCAAAACAAAAATGCAGTATTGGAGCAGAAAAGGAAACCGAAGTGGGTTCTGGCGGGAAATTAAGTTTACTGTCAGTAGAGGACTCTATCCTGAATGGCAAAACGGTGAATATCAACTAA
- a CDS encoding SMI1/KNR4 family protein, whose translation MTLESIEQEHHFAYPALYKQLHQNGMLSWGKLGPDWYKQTFPLLKENPPFLLYASDFEIIDQPDIAGEISEGPLFADKKHQFVPIGYTGAGDWYAFYYNLKNGDDIPVVLVYHDADKAVILAKNLQDFIFATLLEAIACIDPDYPGLIEAGDLKTNARNFLRTHAPYMTQQQQEIVSDVYEKGTLSGEELNSILQAEIGFDLLNTTFRYQEV comes from the coding sequence ATGACGCTGGAATCAATAGAACAAGAACACCATTTCGCCTACCCGGCTTTATATAAACAACTACATCAAAACGGTATGCTGAGCTGGGGTAAATTGGGCCCTGACTGGTATAAGCAAACATTCCCCCTGCTAAAGGAAAACCCGCCATTTCTGTTATATGCCAGCGATTTTGAAATCATCGATCAACCTGATATTGCCGGTGAAATCAGTGAGGGCCCGCTGTTCGCAGATAAAAAGCATCAGTTTGTGCCTATCGGCTACACCGGAGCGGGCGACTGGTACGCCTTTTATTACAATCTGAAAAACGGAGACGATATACCGGTGGTACTCGTTTATCATGATGCGGATAAAGCAGTGATATTGGCCAAAAACTTACAGGATTTCATTTTTGCAACACTCCTGGAAGCTATTGCCTGTATAGATCCCGACTATCCTGGGTTGATAGAAGCGGGCGATCTGAAAACGAATGCCCGGAATTTCCTGCGTACGCATGCTCCCTACATGACGCAGCAACAGCAGGAGATTGTATCTGATGTATATGAGAAGGGCACACTTTCCGGGGAAGAGTTGAATAGTATCCTGCAGGCAGAGATAGGTTTCGATTTGTTGAACACAACTTTTCGCTACCAGGAAGTGTAA